The following proteins come from a genomic window of Bacteroidota bacterium:
- a CDS encoding M4 family metallopeptidase produces the protein MKRILVLVVACFFISSLVLAQTYRGEEANNIVKGSNTVKIDEQGSIQFIRLNKVVSENNHLKWLKNSLDLKQNEDLIFYKKENDQYEFSHYRYKQYYNNLEVEFGVYYAHIKNNRLISANGTFFKDININTTPSITEENAFNTAMNSLLPNAKIREDTKQEYFKHSNPKLIIFSSKNNYYLAYKFDIYLPAQIIRNDVYVDAHSGELIEKINKIHRANAQGTAITMYNGTQTITTDSLGTYYALSETGRGYGIETLDMNKGTIYQNADPFTNTTNYWDDTTNQDHIALDVHFGAESTFDYFYNTFNRSSFSGFGSKIFNYVHYGTNLAFAMWDGLRFAFGDGDNTYNPYTSLNLYAHEFTHAIIEYTANLSYTGETGALQESFCDIFGICVDQYINPTTFNYSFGEQVTKTSQPLRNFVSPKTLNHPDTYLGQYWHSGFGGENINSNIQNHWFFLLAEGTSGVNDNGDTFNITGIGIVDASKITYRCLTNYLTPISDYDDARFYSIQSAIDIFGNCSQQVTSTTDAWYAVGIGKGFQFDTLKAKFVVPLRYFCKPPSSVPFINQSTNASNYLWDFGDGDTSYSVNPTHIYQDSGYYTISLSVWDTSYLCSQNDTETYVLYSHIYIQDSANVDFLVSNDSVSAGCDLITLTDISDSCVQNWNWIISPSTYTVMSPSANFPTIDVRLDDTGTYSIKLVVDFGITSDSIIKTNYLHTDFLAGFDFDATNKNPIVGKDTVVLLDTSQCSYSRNWLISPNTYTVVPSSNIKGIKVVFNNVGNYNISMVTSYGSYIDTVVKNNYIKVISYCTPVVINLNPDIGISNFTMGNINNNTVIGNYAYTYYPLINNRGYNLLDSIPFSLSRNSTNNNMNRKVWVDWNIDGDFDDQGELVSYEPSATTNTFHDTIVVPATATFGTTTLRIGTSILGMSNKACGANMYGEFEDYRLKITLADFIEIYLKGQDVINIEQCSNYIDAGYTYTSIAPITSFDTITNLDISTTGTYYYKYKLTDSLNNTKTIKRIINVFPKIDLSTEFALLGNEHDTVSIYTTYFDPGYQTNMTCNVIDSVVIIGSVDTSKLGVYTLNYYAYSPNNFIVRTRFVHVVDNVDPLISLNGSSYISVEVNSSFTDPGVTVSDNYCDSSSITVVVVGSVDTSKIAEYTLNYLATDCKGNGPVTVSRIVKVEDTQAPQITSALYNDKDTIDVEVFNKLILPIFTIADNYSTVFDIDTSGSFVSTFPDLISNNLGTYNIIISVTDSSLNTATFELIVKVVDTEAPVITLYGSSVLNIFRFDTIKVDSFSVSDNYDKNVVVIRGGDYITDYLVYFKTGFYTLKYDAVDQSGNNAMQEKRFINVEKGGSIDNENALKGFKVYPNPTNGKLTIEKSIKALEIQNIEVYNSIGENIQSIQFINNQEKTEINLEGCGKGLYFIRIFTLKDNYEFKIIYR, from the coding sequence ATGAAAAGGATATTAGTGTTAGTTGTTGCATGTTTTTTTATTTCTTCTTTAGTTTTAGCTCAAACTTATAGAGGAGAGGAAGCCAATAATATTGTAAAAGGTAGCAATACTGTAAAAATTGATGAGCAGGGGAGTATTCAATTTATTCGCCTCAATAAAGTTGTTTCTGAAAATAATCATCTCAAATGGTTAAAAAACTCTCTTGATTTAAAACAAAATGAGGATTTAATTTTTTATAAAAAAGAAAATGATCAATATGAATTTTCTCACTATAGATACAAGCAATATTACAATAATTTGGAAGTAGAGTTTGGAGTGTATTATGCCCACATAAAAAATAATAGACTAATTTCGGCAAACGGTACATTTTTTAAGGATATAAATATAAATACAACTCCTTCAATTACTGAGGAAAATGCTTTTAATACAGCAATGAATTCACTGCTTCCCAATGCAAAAATAAGGGAGGATACAAAACAAGAATATTTTAAACATTCAAATCCTAAACTTATAATATTTTCATCAAAAAACAATTATTATCTAGCTTACAAATTTGATATTTATCTTCCTGCACAAATAATTAGAAATGATGTGTATGTTGATGCACACAGTGGAGAGCTTATTGAAAAAATAAACAAAATACATAGAGCAAATGCACAAGGTACAGCAATAACAATGTACAATGGAACACAAACAATTACAACAGATAGTCTTGGAACTTATTATGCTTTAAGTGAAACAGGAAGAGGTTATGGAATAGAAACATTGGATATGAATAAAGGTACCATATATCAAAATGCAGATCCTTTTACAAATACAACAAATTACTGGGACGATACAACAAATCAAGACCATATTGCTTTAGATGTTCATTTTGGAGCAGAATCGACCTTTGATTATTTTTATAATACATTTAACAGAAGCTCTTTTAGTGGTTTTGGTTCAAAAATATTCAATTATGTTCATTATGGAACTAATCTAGCTTTTGCAATGTGGGACGGTTTGCGATTTGCTTTTGGCGATGGTGATAATACTTATAATCCTTATACTTCCTTAAATTTATATGCACATGAATTTACTCACGCAATTATAGAATATACTGCAAATCTATCATATACAGGTGAAACAGGAGCACTCCAAGAATCATTTTGTGATATCTTTGGAATTTGTGTTGACCAATATATAAATCCAACAACATTTAATTATAGTTTTGGAGAACAGGTTACTAAAACATCACAGCCTTTAAGAAATTTTGTGTCTCCAAAAACTTTAAACCATCCTGACACTTATTTAGGGCAATATTGGCATTCAGGTTTTGGGGGTGAAAATATTAACTCAAATATTCAAAATCATTGGTTTTTCTTATTGGCGGAAGGTACAAGTGGGGTAAATGACAATGGAGATACCTTTAATATAACAGGAATTGGAATTGTTGATGCATCAAAAATAACTTATCGTTGTTTAACCAACTATTTAACACCAATTAGTGATTACGATGATGCACGATTTTATTCCATTCAATCAGCAATTGATATTTTTGGAAATTGCTCACAACAAGTAACCTCTACAACTGATGCGTGGTATGCCGTAGGTATAGGTAAGGGATTTCAATTTGATACTTTAAAAGCAAAATTTGTTGTTCCATTAAGATATTTTTGCAAACCACCATCTTCTGTTCCTTTTATAAATCAAAGTACAAATGCATCAAATTATCTTTGGGATTTTGGTGATGGAGATACAAGTTATTCTGTTAATCCAACTCATATTTATCAGGACTCAGGATACTATACAATTTCATTAAGTGTTTGGGATACCTCATATTTGTGCTCTCAAAATGATACGGAAACTTATGTTCTTTATAGTCATATCTATATTCAAGACTCTGCTAATGTTGATTTTCTAGTAAGCAACGATTCTGTTTCTGCAGGTTGTGATCTTATTACTTTAACAGACATTTCAGATAGTTGTGTACAAAATTGGAATTGGATAATTAGCCCTTCCACTTATACGGTTATGAGCCCTTCAGCAAATTTCCCTACAATTGATGTCAGACTTGATGATACAGGAACTTATTCTATAAAATTAGTTGTAGATTTTGGGATAACATCTGACTCAATAATAAAAACAAATTATTTGCATACTGATTTTCTTGCAGGATTTGATTTTGATGCAACTAATAAAAATCCCATAGTTGGCAAAGATACAGTAGTGCTTTTAGATACTTCTCAATGTTCTTACAGCAGAAATTGGCTGATATCACCAAATACTTATACAGTAGTTCCCTCAAGTAATATTAAAGGAATTAAGGTGGTTTTTAATAATGTCGGCAACTACAACATTAGCATGGTTACAAGTTACGGCTCATATATCGATACTGTTGTTAAAAATAATTATATCAAAGTAATTTCATATTGTACACCCGTTGTTATTAATTTGAATCCTGATATTGGAATAAGTAATTTTACAATGGGCAATATCAATAATAACACAGTAATTGGAAATTATGCATATACCTATTATCCGCTTATTAATAATAGAGGATATAATCTTTTAGATAGCATTCCTTTTTCTTTAAGCCGAAATTCAACTAATAATAATATGAATCGAAAAGTATGGGTTGATTGGAATATTGACGGAGATTTTGATGATCAAGGTGAACTTGTTTCCTATGAGCCTAGTGCCACTACAAACACATTTCATGATACAATTGTTGTGCCTGCTACTGCTACTTTTGGAACAACAACCTTAAGAATTGGTACAAGCATTTTAGGTATGTCGAATAAAGCTTGTGGTGCAAATATGTATGGTGAATTTGAGGATTACAGATTAAAAATTACCCTTGCGGATTTTATTGAAATTTATTTGAAAGGACAAGATGTAATTAATATTGAACAATGTTCAAATTATATTGATGCAGGTTATACATACACTAGTATAGCTCCGATAACCTCATTTGATACCATAACAAATCTTGATATTTCAACTACAGGAACATATTATTACAAATATAAATTAACAGATTCATTAAATAACACAAAAACTATCAAACGAATTATTAATGTTTTCCCAAAAATTGACCTTTCAACCGAGTTTGCTTTATTGGGAAACGAGCATGATACCGTTAGTATTTATACCACATATTTTGATCCCGGTTATCAAACAAATATGACTTGTAATGTTATTGATAGTGTAGTAATTATTGGAAGCGTTGATACAAGTAAATTGGGTGTTTACACCTTAAATTATTATGCTTATAGCCCAAACAATTTTATTGTTCGTACAAGGTTTGTTCATGTTGTTGACAATGTTGACCCTCTTATTTCTCTAAACGGTTCATCATATATTAGTGTTGAAGTAAACAGTTCTTTTACAGATCCCGGAGTAACCGTTAGTGACAATTATTGCGATTCAAGTAGCATTACAGTTGTTGTAGTTGGAAGTGTTGACACTTCAAAAATTGCTGAATATACTTTAAATTATTTAGCTACCGATTGTAAAGGAAATGGGCCTGTAACTGTTTCAAGAATTGTGAAAGTAGAGGACACTCAAGCACCTCAAATTACATCAGCCTTGTATAATGATAAGGATACAATTGACGTAGAAGTATTTAATAAACTGATTTTACCTATTTTTACAATTGCTGATAATTATTCAACTGTGTTCGATATTGATACCTCAGGTTCTTTTGTTTCAACTTTTCCTGATCTTATTAGTAATAATTTAGGAACATATAATATTATAATTTCTGTAACAGATAGTTCTTTAAATACAGCAACATTCGAATTGATTGTTAAAGTTGTTGATACAGAAGCTCCTGTTATTACACTTTATGGCTCAAGTGTTTTAAATATTTTTAGATTTGATACCATTAAAGTTGACTCCTTTAGTGTTAGCGATAATTACGATAAAAATGTTGTAGTTATTAGAGGTGGTGATTACATTACAGATTATCTTGTATATTTTAAAACCGGATTTTATACTTTAAAATATGATGCAGTTGACCAATCAGGAAATAATGCAATGCAAGAAAAACGTTTTATTAATGTTGAAAAAGGAGGGTCAATTGATAACGAAAACGCTTTAAAAGGATTTAAAGTGTATCCTAATCCAACAAATGGAAAACTTACTATTGAGAAATCAATTAAAGCTCTTGAGATTCAAAATATAGAAGTTTATAATTCAATTGGTGAAAATATTCAATCAATACAATTTATTAATAATCAGGAAAAAACTGAAATCAATTTGGAAGGTTGCGGTAAAGGTTTATATTTTATCAGAATATTTACCTTAAAAGATAACTATGAATTTAAAATAATTTATCGATAA